In Engraulis encrasicolus isolate BLACKSEA-1 chromosome 15, IST_EnEncr_1.0, whole genome shotgun sequence, the following proteins share a genomic window:
- the LOC134464186 gene encoding CD9 antigen-like isoform X1: MAALSGAETCIKYLIFIFNFIFWLAGTAVLAIGLWLRFDKRTEGLFQDTDSPSVFFTGVYILIVAGALMMVVGFLGCCGAIRESPCMLGLFFFFLLLIFAAEVAAGIWGLSNKDKVVDDIQKFYKETYTNYIATKQEALKGTLKAIQFGLDCCGLTGTGVEAALQDLCPKKEGLEAFVTTSCPAAIDEMFNGKLSVIGGVGIGIGVIMIFGMIFSMLLCCAIKRTRDIV; the protein is encoded by the exons ttgGCGGGGACGGCGGTGTTGGCCATCGGGCTGTGGCTGCGTTTTGACAAGAGGACAGAGGGGCTGTTTCAGGACACAGACTCCCCATCAGTCTTCTTCacag gtgtgtacatCCTGATCGTGGCCGGTGCTCTGATGATGGTCGTCGGCTTCTTGGGATGCTGCGGTGCAATCAGGGAATCGCCGTGCATGCTGGGATTG TTCTTCTTCTTCCTGCTGCTGATCTTCGCTGCTGAGGTGGCCGCCGGCATCTGGGGACTATCCAATAaggacaag GTGGTTGACGACATTCAGAAGTTCTACAAGGAGACCTACACCAATTACATCGCAACCAAGCAGGAAGCACTCAAGGGAACCCTCAAAGCCATCCAGTTCGGG ctggaCTGCTGTGGTCTGACTGGGACGGGTGTGGAGGCGGCTCTGCAGGATTTGTGCCCCAAGAAGGAAGGACTGGAGGCGTTCGTCACCACG AGCTGCCCTGCTGCCATTGACGAGATGTTCAACGGCAAGCTGAGCGTGATCGGTGGAGTAGGAATCGGCATCGGAGTCATCATG atcTTCGGGATGATCTTCAgtatgctgctgtgctgtgccatcaaGAGGACTCGGGACATCGTCTAA
- the LOC134464186 gene encoding CD9 antigen-like isoform X2 has translation MGVYGGMKCIKYLMFGFNFLFWLAGTAVLAIGLWLRFDKRTEGLFQDTDSPSVFFTGVYILIVAGALMMVVGFLGCCGAIRESPCMLGLFFFFLLLIFAAEVAAGIWGLSNKDKVVDDIQKFYKETYTNYIATKQEALKGTLKAIQFGLDCCGLTGTGVEAALQDLCPKKEGLEAFVTTSCPAAIDEMFNGKLSVIGGVGIGIGVIMIFGMIFSMLLCCAIKRTRDIV, from the exons ttgGCGGGGACGGCGGTGTTGGCCATCGGGCTGTGGCTGCGTTTTGACAAGAGGACAGAGGGGCTGTTTCAGGACACAGACTCCCCATCAGTCTTCTTCacag gtgtgtacatCCTGATCGTGGCCGGTGCTCTGATGATGGTCGTCGGCTTCTTGGGATGCTGCGGTGCAATCAGGGAATCGCCGTGCATGCTGGGATTG TTCTTCTTCTTCCTGCTGCTGATCTTCGCTGCTGAGGTGGCCGCCGGCATCTGGGGACTATCCAATAaggacaag GTGGTTGACGACATTCAGAAGTTCTACAAGGAGACCTACACCAATTACATCGCAACCAAGCAGGAAGCACTCAAGGGAACCCTCAAAGCCATCCAGTTCGGG ctggaCTGCTGTGGTCTGACTGGGACGGGTGTGGAGGCGGCTCTGCAGGATTTGTGCCCCAAGAAGGAAGGACTGGAGGCGTTCGTCACCACG AGCTGCCCTGCTGCCATTGACGAGATGTTCAACGGCAAGCTGAGCGTGATCGGTGGAGTAGGAATCGGCATCGGAGTCATCATG atcTTCGGGATGATCTTCAgtatgctgctgtgctgtgccatcaaGAGGACTCGGGACATCGTCTAA